The proteins below come from a single Alkalidesulfovibrio alkalitolerans DSM 16529 genomic window:
- a CDS encoding LysM peptidoglycan-binding domain-containing protein, with protein MKRFVILMLALALAGMVGCASKQKTAEAPPEPAKEEVVVVEKKEVKPAPTAMEIYEMNYQKLPTTHTVVKGDCLWCIAEQAQIYNDPFMWPLIYKSNRAKITKSPDLIYPGQVFDIPRTGMSLADIKDARKQAGAPWKKLEPAATANLPAAIRQELGYGF; from the coding sequence ATGAAGCGCTTCGTGATTCTGATGCTGGCACTCGCCCTGGCCGGTATGGTGGGCTGCGCCAGCAAGCAAAAGACGGCCGAGGCCCCCCCCGAGCCGGCCAAGGAAGAAGTCGTGGTCGTCGAGAAGAAGGAAGTGAAGCCTGCTCCGACGGCCATGGAAATCTATGAGATGAACTACCAGAAGCTGCCCACCACGCACACCGTGGTCAAGGGAGACTGCCTGTGGTGCATCGCCGAGCAGGCCCAGATCTACAACGATCCCTTCATGTGGCCGCTGATCTACAAGAGCAACCGCGCCAAGATCACCAAGAGCCCCGATCTGATTTACCCCGGCCAGGTTTTCGACATTCCGCGCACCGGCATGAGCCTTGCGGACATCAAGGACGCCCGCAAGCAGGCCGGAGCTCCCTGGAAGAAACTCGAGCCCGCGGCCACGGCCAACCTGCCCGCCGCCATCCGCCAGGAGCTCGGCTACGGCTTCTAG